Proteins encoded by one window of Streptomyces sp. NBC_01571:
- the recA gene encoding recombinase RecA, protein MAGTDREKALDAALAQIERQFGKGAVMRLGERPNEPIEVIPTGSTALDVALGVGGLPRGRVVEVYGPESSGKTTLTLHAVANAQKAGGQVAFVDAEHALDPEYAKKLGVDIDNLILSQPDNGEQALEIVDMLVRSGALDLIVIDSVAALVPRAEIEGEMGDSHVGLQARLMSQALRKITSALNQSKTTAIFINQLREKIGVMFGSPETTTGGRALKFYASVRLDIRRIETLKDGTDAVGNRTRVKVVKNKVAPPFKQAEFDILYGHGISREGGLIDMGVEHGFVRKAGAWYTYEGDQLGQGKENARNFLKDNPDLANEIEKKIKEKLGVGVRPAEPTAEPAADAAAPTASDEAAKTVPAPAVKTTKSKTAAAKS, encoded by the coding sequence ATGGCAGGTACTGACCGCGAGAAGGCGCTCGACGCCGCGCTCGCACAGATTGAACGGCAATTCGGCAAGGGCGCGGTGATGCGCCTGGGCGAGCGCCCGAACGAGCCCATCGAGGTCATCCCCACCGGGTCGACCGCGCTCGACGTGGCCCTCGGGGTCGGCGGCCTGCCGCGCGGCCGAGTGGTGGAGGTGTACGGCCCGGAGTCCTCCGGCAAGACGACGCTGACGCTGCACGCGGTGGCGAACGCGCAGAAGGCCGGCGGCCAGGTGGCCTTCGTGGACGCCGAGCACGCCCTCGACCCCGAGTACGCGAAGAAGCTCGGCGTCGACATCGACAACCTGATCCTGTCCCAGCCGGACAACGGCGAGCAGGCTCTGGAAATCGTGGACATGCTCGTCCGCTCCGGCGCGCTCGACCTCATCGTCATCGACTCCGTCGCCGCCCTGGTGCCGCGCGCGGAGATCGAGGGCGAGATGGGTGACTCGCACGTGGGTCTGCAGGCCCGCCTGATGAGCCAGGCCCTGCGCAAGATCACCAGCGCGCTCAACCAGTCGAAGACCACCGCGATCTTCATCAACCAGCTCCGCGAGAAGATCGGCGTGATGTTCGGTTCCCCGGAGACCACGACGGGTGGCCGGGCGCTGAAGTTCTACGCCTCGGTGCGTCTCGACATCCGCCGCATCGAAACGCTGAAGGACGGCACGGACGCGGTCGGCAACCGCACCCGCGTCAAGGTCGTCAAGAACAAGGTCGCGCCCCCCTTCAAGCAGGCCGAGTTCGACATCCTCTACGGGCACGGCATCAGCCGTGAGGGCGGCCTGATCGACATGGGCGTGGAGCACGGCTTCGTGCGCAAGGCCGGCGCCTGGTACACGTACGAGGGCGACCAGCTCGGCCAGGGCAAGGAGAACGCGCGCAACTTCCTGAAGGACAACCCCGACCTCGCGAACGAGATCGAGAAGAAGATCAAGGAGAAGCTGGGTGTCGGCGTGAGGCCGGCGGAGCCCACCGCCGAGCCGGCCGCGGACGCGGCGGCCCCGACCGCCTCGGACGAGGCCGCGAAGACGGTGCCGGCACCCGCGGTCAAGACCACCAAGTCCAAGACCGCGGCGGCCAAGAGCTAG
- a CDS encoding rhodanese-like domain-containing protein — MSDHTQGPVGIDALLEEVRAGLDRVEAVDAHDAARAGEALLVDIRYAALRDRDGLIPGALVVERNELEWRLDPQGSHRVPEATSHDLRVVVICNEGYASSLAAVSLHRLGLSRATDLVGGFQAWKAAGLPVTAPSP, encoded by the coding sequence GTGAGCGACCACACCCAAGGCCCGGTGGGCATCGACGCACTGCTGGAGGAGGTCCGCGCGGGACTCGACCGCGTGGAGGCCGTGGACGCACACGACGCCGCGCGGGCCGGCGAAGCCCTTCTCGTCGACATCCGGTACGCCGCCCTGCGTGACCGCGACGGGCTGATCCCCGGTGCCCTCGTCGTCGAACGCAACGAACTGGAGTGGCGGCTCGACCCTCAGGGCAGCCACCGCGTCCCCGAGGCCACCAGCCATGATCTGCGGGTCGTCGTGATCTGCAACGAGGGGTACGCGTCCAGCCTCGCCGCGGTGTCCCTGCACCGGCTGGGACTGAGCCGGGCGACCGACCTGGTCGGAGGATTCCAGGCGTGGAAGGCGGCCGGTCTGCCGGTGACGGCGCCGTCCCCGTAG
- the recX gene encoding recombination regulator RecX, producing MTRRTDWAEYADPVPPEGRGYGGQGDAVGDGGRTHGGAYGSDGFLGGEPDGPDGEGRWSGGSRGRVGRGGADGAAGYGDVPADPHGSQADGSRRGGAGRRGDGGPRGGRGRRRNGGFGEPSGDPQDGGTPTSSRAEKGEPPGDPAERARAICLRLLTGTPRTRKQLADALRKREIPDEVADEVLSRFEEVGLINDGAFADAWVESRHHGRGLARRALARELRTKGVDSTLIDEAVGQLDSEQEEATARELVARKLRSTRGLDRDKRLRRLAGMLARKGYSEGMALRVVRQALEEEGEDTEGLGDEGF from the coding sequence ATGACGCGACGAACCGACTGGGCCGAGTACGCCGACCCCGTGCCACCGGAGGGGCGGGGGTACGGGGGACAGGGCGACGCGGTCGGAGACGGCGGAAGAACCCACGGCGGGGCGTACGGCTCCGACGGGTTCCTCGGCGGGGAACCGGACGGACCGGACGGCGAGGGCCGTTGGAGCGGAGGCTCCCGCGGCCGCGTCGGGCGCGGCGGCGCGGACGGTGCGGCGGGCTACGGCGACGTTCCGGCGGACCCGCACGGTTCGCAGGCTGACGGTTCACGCCGTGGCGGTGCCGGCCGGCGCGGCGACGGCGGGCCGCGCGGTGGACGAGGGCGTCGGAGAAACGGCGGTTTCGGTGAGCCGTCCGGCGACCCACAGGATGGAGGCACTCCTACCTCGTCGAGGGCCGAGAAGGGGGAGCCCCCAGGGGACCCGGCTGAGCGGGCGCGGGCGATCTGTCTGCGCCTGCTCACCGGGACCCCGCGTACGCGGAAACAGCTCGCGGATGCGCTGCGCAAGCGTGAGATCCCCGACGAGGTCGCGGACGAGGTCCTGTCACGCTTCGAGGAGGTCGGCCTGATCAACGACGGCGCCTTCGCGGACGCCTGGGTGGAGTCCCGGCACCACGGCCGGGGTCTGGCCCGGCGGGCCCTCGCGCGGGAGCTGCGGACCAAGGGCGTGGACTCGACGCTCATCGACGAGGCCGTCGGACAGCTCGACTCCGAGCAGGAGGAGGCGACGGCGCGCGAACTCGTCGCCCGCAAGCTGCGCTCCACACGCGGCCTCGACCGCGACAAGCGGCTGCGCCGTCTCGCGGGCATGCTCGCCCGCAAGGGTTACTCCGAGGGCATGGCGCTGCGGGTGGTCCGCCAGGCCCTGGAGGAAGAGGGCGAGGACACGGAGGGGCTCGGGGACGAGGGGTTCTGA